In Longimicrobium sp., the DNA window TCCACGTCGCGCATCTCGCGCGCGGCGCGGTCGGCGTCGCGCGGGGCCAGCTTGGCGGCGAGCTCGGACTTGAGGACGATAAGCGACAGGGTGTGCCCCAGGACGTCGTGGAGGTCGCGGGCGATGCGCTCGCGCTCGGCGACGGCGGCGAGGCGCTGCACCTGGTCGCGGGCGATGAGGAGGCTCTCGTTGGCGCGCCTCACCTGCGCCTGCTGCAGGTTCGCGGCCCCGATGATGATGGCCAGCCCCGGCCCCGCGATCATGTAGGCGAGCGGGGCGCCGGAAAGGACCGCCGCCGCGAGCGCGATGCCCGCTATCGCGCCGATGCCGCGAACCGCGGCGCGGTCGCTGCCCAGCCGCGACGCGAAGCTTGCCGCGTACACGAAGAAGACGAAGGCGCTCGGGTTCAGCGGCATCATCACCGCCCCGAGCAGCACCTGCATCCCGATGACGCGCAGGATCTCGGGGCCGTTCACCCAGAATCCGCGGAAGTACGACAGGAGGAAGAGCGCCAGCGCCGCCGCGGTCATCAGCGCTTCGGCGAATCCGAGGCGGTCCGTGCGCCAGCGCATCACCGGCTGGGCCAGGAAGCTGCCCAGGTACACCAGCCACACGTACGGCAGCCAGCCGATCTGTCCATCCGCGGGCAGGAGCCGCCATCGCCGCATCTTCATCTTCTACTCTGGAGTGTGTACCGTCATCCGAACCGCGGCCTCACGCGGAGACGCGGAGACGCAGAGAGAACTTCGCGTGCTCTCCCCGCGTCTCCGCGCCTCCGCGTGAGATCACTTGAGGCGCAGGTCATCGATGAGGAAGCCGAAGGGGCCCGGCTGGGGGCCGCCCGCGATCACCACGCCCATCACGTCGTGGCCGTCGGTGCCGAAGTCGGACCAGGCGAACGAGACCTCGCTCCACGCGGGGCCGGCCACAAAGGTGCGGATCAGCGGCGCCATCCCCTTGCTGCGCGCGAACACCATTACGCGGTACGTCTTGCCGTCGCCGCGCGTCTGGAAGGCGATGCCCTGCCTGGCGGAGAGGTC includes these proteins:
- a CDS encoding sensor histidine kinase, with translation MKMRRWRLLPADGQIGWLPYVWLVYLGSFLAQPVMRWRTDRLGFAEALMTAAALALFLLSYFRGFWVNGPEILRVIGMQVLLGAVMMPLNPSAFVFFVYAASFASRLGSDRAAVRGIGAIAGIALAAAVLSGAPLAYMIAGPGLAIIIGAANLQQAQVRRANESLLIARDQVQRLAAVAERERIARDLHDVLGHTLSLIVLKSELAAKLAPRDADRAAREMRDVEEVSRKALQQVRETIRGYRATLADEVAQSHTLLDAAGIRSAFHTEPAELDRAAEEALALALREAVTNVVRHSRAQSCRVSLRAKGGWCILEVEDDGRGGSAPEGSGLRGMRERVAALDGVMLRARGAEGRGTRLEVMVPARQPAEAAP